Below is a window of Ignavibacteriales bacterium DNA.
ATAAACCATTTGATTCAAACCATCTGGGCTATGATTTGTTGCAACTACAGGACAAACATTTTCACAAGGGGCTTGATCGCAATGTTGACAAAGCATAGGCTGAATGCTTACGCTTGGTTCATCTGCAGTGCCGGAATAATATCTATCAATTCTTAACCATTGCATTTCCCTGCTTTTTAGAACCTGATCTTTTCCAACAACAGGAATATTATTTTCTACATTACAAGCAACAACACAATCGCCACAGCCGGTACATTTATTAAGATCGATTGCCATTCCCCATTTCAAATCATTATATGGATGCGGGTCATAAACACTAATTAGTTCACCGTGATGTTTTTCTTTAATCACGTGTGAGTTTTTAATGTATCCGGCAACTGTAGATTCCTGTATAATATTTCTTGATTTGTGTAAATCCTGTACTTTTGGATCATCAAAAGCATGATGTTCCTGAGATGAAGCTAATTCGTATGTATCTCCTGTTTTCTTAATAGAAGCGTTTGTAAAAATCCAATTAGAAAAATTTGATGTTTTGGATAATAATTGATTTACATTAAATCCAACATTGGTTGCAACTGTACCTGAATAATTTTTTCCATAACCAGATTCGATCGTTATGACTCCATCAGCAGAACCTGCTTGCATAAAGACAGGAAGTGAAAGTTTGCGATTACCAACAGTAATCTCAACCATATCATTATTTTTTAATCCTAAATCTTTACATGTTTTTTCTGAAACGGCAGCATAATTATCCCACGTAATTTTAGAAACTGGATGAGGCAATTCCTGCAACCAACCGTTGTGAGCAAATCTTCCATCAGCTAAAGAATAATTTTCTTTGATGACAATTGTATGTCCACTAATATTTGCTGCACTTCCGCCTAATAATCCAGTAGTATTTGCTAATAAGGATGGTAATGAAACTGATTCGTTAGTTAAGACAATTCCGTCATGCAGAGCGCCAAGCCAAAATCGTTTAAAATCTAATTTAGAATTAAGTTTAGGGTATATCGAATCTTCCCAATTCTTCATTAAAAATTCATGATAAAGCATTTCAGAATAGTTGTCCGCAGTTCCGCCTAACCAGGTTAACAGAATTGCTTCTTTTTGTCTTGTTTCGTTAATTGGTGCTATAACAGGCTGCTGCAATGAAATAACACTTGTGCGTAATTTTGCGTCACCCCAACTTTCAAAGTTGTGATTTATTGGTAAGACAAAATTACTTAGATGAGTTGTTTCATTTTCTCTTTCGGAAAGACTTACAACCAATCCAACTTTACCTAGAGCATCTTTGTAACCAAGATCATTTGAAAAATGGTAAACAGGATCGCAATCAAAATGCACTATTGCTGCAATATTTCCATCTTTCATTTTTTGTGTAAGTGATTCTAAATCCTGTAATGATGAATAATCCACCAACCTGTTTGCAGCAGAATCATTTCTAAACATTGCTGTATTTCCAAGCGCTTCATTTAACAAGTTAACAGCTATCTGAACATTTTCTGGTAAAGAGTTTCCAGCATCTATTATTGCTTTACCTTTATTGGAAGCTAAATCAGAAACTAAATGATTTAATATTTCTTTTTTAAGACTATATTTTGAGGCAAATGTGTTTAAAGAAAAACCAAAAGTGTTTACCGAAAACTTTAATACACCTTTATTACCAAGTTCATTCATTAAACTCATCACAAATTCATATTGTGCTTCTGGTCTTAATCGTAATCTATAATCAGCATTTATACCTGTAATTGTTAAACTGCTATCCACACAATAAAGTCTGCTAAAAGATTTTGTTTCAACATCTCTTCCTTCAGCAAATAATCTTGCAGTTTCAACTCTGTTACCTTCTGTCCCAAGAAAGTCAGACTCAAGTGATAAAATTACTTTTGCTTCATTCCATCTTACTAAAGGATAATTTGCAAAACCATGTGTTTTGTTCCAAGCCGAATTCTTCACTGAATTGTTAAACAACTCATAAGAATAAATTTTTGTAGTGGGATATTTTGCTTTAAAATCCTCCATCACTTTTAATGAGGTTGGCGAAGTAACAGTGTGTGTTACAAGTGCGATTTCTTTACTTCCAGCAAAAGACAACGCCGCTATTATGTCTGTATCTGCCGATTTCCAGCTAACAGAATTAAAAATACCATCTCGTTGTTTTAGTGGGCTCTTTAATCTTTCAGGATCATAAAGATTTAATATGCTTGCCTGCCCTTTTGCACAGATTTTTCCTTGGTTTACGGGATGATCCGGATTTCCATCAACCTTAATCGGTCGGCCTTCACGAGTCTTGATTAAGATACCGCAAGCATTTGCGCAAGATGTACATGTTGATGAATAATAATTTGGTTTGCCAACTGTTATTTCTTCAGGTTTATTGTTATAAGGAACAATCTCACCTTTATCACGATAATCTGTGCAAGCTGTTCCGGCTAATGCCGCTGATGCCCCAAGTAAAGCAAGAAATTTTCTTCTTGATAAACCTGATAATCCTGCTGGAGAAAAATCATCAGTAACGCCTTCTTTAAACTCGTGATTTTTTGCTTCCAGAACATCTGGATCATCGTGGAGCGCTTCAAAACTTCTCCAATAATTAACATCAGGTGTTTGATTTTGTGATGAATTTGTTTGATCAGCGTTAAACTCAGACATTCTTTTCACCTACTTTTTTTCTACTAACTGCAAGCGGATTAATTTTTACTTCAATTTTATTTTTCAAAATACCAGACTGTTTAGAAAAGTATTTCATTGGAAATGAATTATAAATTGCAAATCCAACAGCGCCCAAAGAGATTGATGTAAAAAAAATTTTTCTATTCATACCAACTTTACTTTATTGATTTTGAAATAATCATTATCTATGACAAGCGGAACAATATTCCGGACCAGGTTTTATTTTGTCTTTTAACTCAGGTAATTTATCGTGTGCATTTCTGTGACAATTTAAACAGCTACCCATAGTAAATGAGTTCATTTGCCCAACTTTTTCCATTTGAGTAATTTCACCATGACAGGCTGTACAATCAATCCCCTTATTTACGTGAACGGAATGGTTGAAGTATGCATAATCAGGCACTTTGTGGATTCTCTTCCATCTCAAAGGTTTGCCATCGCGATAATACTCTGTGAGTTTAATAATTTCAGGTTTATCTTTACGCGCAACGGTGTGGCAGTTCATACAAGTCGCAACAGCAGGAACCATTGCGTGTCTTGATTTTTCAACACCGACATGGCAGTACTTACAATCAATTTTCATATCGCCGGCATGTAGTTTATGCGAATATGCAATCGGTTGCTCTGGCGTATACCCGATTCCATCTCTTTCAGCTCTAGAGATATAATACGTAAGTGTAAATGAAGCAACAACTACGAACAAGGTAACAGGTAATCTGTTTCTAAAAATATAATCCAGAAAAGATTTTTTCATCAATATCCCTTTTACTATTTAGGGCAAAATATTAAAATATATATTATTAACAGGAACAATTTCCTGAATCTTCATTAACTATTATTTCGATTAAATTTCGCGGATTACACAGGGAAAAAAGTAGGTTTTCCCTAATTGATAGCTACCAATTAATTCTTAATTTGACTGCTCAAAATTATAAATTAATGCTTTTAAAACAAACGAATCCATTAAATATCAAAAATAAGTTTTTCACTTGAATAAAAAGATCATAGGATTGATAAAATCAATTGTTTGCATCGATAATATTTGATTAGGGTTCCAAGAGTGCTAATCTAGTCAAATTAAATAATTAATATCACAAAAAACTATAAAAGTCTTTTTAGGATTTGATAGGTTATAAAGCCTGAACCAATAATCATAAATATATATAGCATAATCACTAATAGTGAAGCTGAAGTAATTCTGAGGATTGTTAATGATCCCCTTCAACCACATTGTTTGCAGCGATAATACTTATAGAATGAAATATTATTAATAAATTTTTCTTTCAGACCTCTGCTGTGGGATCGCATTATGGTACCCAAACTTTTACAAGACGGACAACTATTAAATGTTGGGTTTATCCTATAAAAGGCTTTGTATCTACGAAAAAATGATTTAATACAATCTTATAAAATATTAATTGGATTTTCCATTACTTAACAATTTGGAATAATTCTCATTGTCTTTAAATAATGCAAGAGCAGTCTTGAATTGCTTATCAAACTTTAATCTTTCTTTTATTCCACTCTGATTTCCTGAGTACCTTTGAGCAAGTTCAATTCTAAGAGCTTCTAAAATTTCCGTTTTACTATCAGCAAAATCATCTTCAAACAATGTTTTTATTTCAGAATTTAATTTTTCAAGTGTCTTGTTTAAATTTTTCGTGTTATGATTTTCATCCAAGTGTTTAACAATTTCATTTATCTTTTTTTCAACATCAGATTCATATTTGTAATCAGAATCTAAAAGATACTTCTTAAAATCAGAGACAACTTTCTCATCATTTAATTTTCTAAAATCTAAATTTTTATTTTCGTAATAATATTTATCTGCAAAGCTAAACAAAGTACCTTTAGCCAAAAGATCTTTCAATAGATCGCTTTCAATTGAGTTAACCACTGTTGTGTCTGGTGTAATTCCACCCGCACTGTAAACAACTCTTTGGTTATCAGTTGCAAACTCATCTTTTTTTAATGAATCTGGGTCAGGAATAACTTGATTATCTTTCGAATAATCAATCTTCTGAATACATCTACCGCTTGGGGTGTAATATTTTGCAGTAGTTACCTTTAAAGAAGTATTAAAACTTAGTGGAGTTATGGTTTGTACTAATCCTTTACCAAAAGATTGAGTCCCAAGTATGACGCCTCTATCATGATCTTGTATTGCCCCAGCAACAATTTCTGAGGCTGATGCACTGTTACCATTAACTAAAATAATAAGTTTTTCATTACCAACGAGCGGTTCTTCTAATGCAAAATATTTTTTTTCACTATTTGGATCTTTTCCACGTGTTGATACGATGAGCAAATCTTTCTTTAAAAATTTGTCACAAATATCAACCGCAACATCTAATAATCCACCAGGATTTCCTCTAAGATCCAAAACGATTGAATTAATTTCTTTTTTATCTTTCAATTGTTTTAATGCACTTCTTACTTCATCACCCGCGGAACGACTAAAGTTTGATAATTTAAGATAAACATTGTTGGAATTTTCAGGATAGAAATCTGCAAAGAGAAGATTTTTAACAATTACTTCTTCACGAACAAGATTAAAAATTAAAGTGTCTTTTTCTCCGGCTCTCAATATTTTTAATTGAACAGCCGTTCCAGGTTCACCTTTAACGAGTGAAGAAATATCATCTAATTTTTCAGGCGTAACTTTTGTATCTCCAACAGATTCGACAACATCACCAATTCTTATTCCCTGATTTTGTGCTGAGTAACCATCTATCACCTCAAGTATTGTAACTTTATCATTCCTAACACCAATTGATATTCCTACTCCACCGTATTTTCCATTAGTAAGCAGGTCAATATCTTCTTGATTTTTTTCATCGATAAAAACTGTGTAAGGATCAAGCTTACTTAACATACCCTTAATACCAGCGCGCATAAATTCTTGAGGATCAACTTCATCCACATAATTAAAAGAAATTTCTTTATAAACTTTACCAAAAAGTTCAAGATTTTTACTTATCTCAAAGTAGATGTCACTTTTACTTACAACAAATCCAAAAGTAAATAGCACTATAATTGTTAGCGCTGATATTAATATTATTCTTCGTGACTTCATTTATTTATTACCTTCAAGT
It encodes the following:
- a CDS encoding TAT-variant-translocated molybdopterin oxidoreductase is translated as MSEFNADQTNSSQNQTPDVNYWRSFEALHDDPDVLEAKNHEFKEGVTDDFSPAGLSGLSRRKFLALLGASAALAGTACTDYRDKGEIVPYNNKPEEITVGKPNYYSSTCTSCANACGILIKTREGRPIKVDGNPDHPVNQGKICAKGQASILNLYDPERLKSPLKQRDGIFNSVSWKSADTDIIAALSFAGSKEIALVTHTVTSPTSLKVMEDFKAKYPTTKIYSYELFNNSVKNSAWNKTHGFANYPLVRWNEAKVILSLESDFLGTEGNRVETARLFAEGRDVETKSFSRLYCVDSSLTITGINADYRLRLRPEAQYEFVMSLMNELGNKGVLKFSVNTFGFSLNTFASKYSLKKEILNHLVSDLASNKGKAIIDAGNSLPENVQIAVNLLNEALGNTAMFRNDSAANRLVDYSSLQDLESLTQKMKDGNIAAIVHFDCDPVYHFSNDLGYKDALGKVGLVVSLSERENETTHLSNFVLPINHNFESWGDAKLRTSVISLQQPVIAPINETRQKEAILLTWLGGTADNYSEMLYHEFLMKNWEDSIYPKLNSKLDFKRFWLGALHDGIVLTNESVSLPSLLANTTGLLGGSAANISGHTIVIKENYSLADGRFAHNGWLQELPHPVSKITWDNYAAVSEKTCKDLGLKNNDMVEITVGNRKLSLPVFMQAGSADGVITIESGYGKNYSGTVATNVGFNVNQLLSKTSNFSNWIFTNASIKKTGDTYELASSQEHHAFDDPKVQDLHKSRNIIQESTVAGYIKNSHVIKEKHHGELISVYDPHPYNDLKWGMAIDLNKCTGCGDCVVACNVENNIPVVGKDQVLKSREMQWLRIDRYYSGTADEPSVSIQPMLCQHCDQAPCENVCPVVATNHSPDGLNQMVYNRCVGTRYCSNNCPFKVRRFNFFNFRDHFRDSYQESPILALMHNPEVTVRSRGVMEKCTFCVQRISEARADATHETRTLKGSDVTTACQDSCGSNAIHFGDINDKESEFYKYRNHELGYYVLEELNIKPNVTYIAKLRNIHSEEV
- a CDS encoding S41 family peptidase, whose protein sequence is MKSRRIILISALTIIVLFTFGFVVSKSDIYFEISKNLELFGKVYKEISFNYVDEVDPQEFMRAGIKGMLSKLDPYTVFIDEKNQEDIDLLTNGKYGGVGISIGVRNDKVTILEVIDGYSAQNQGIRIGDVVESVGDTKVTPEKLDDISSLVKGEPGTAVQLKILRAGEKDTLIFNLVREEVIVKNLLFADFYPENSNNVYLKLSNFSRSAGDEVRSALKQLKDKKEINSIVLDLRGNPGGLLDVAVDICDKFLKKDLLIVSTRGKDPNSEKKYFALEEPLVGNEKLIILVNGNSASASEIVAGAIQDHDRGVILGTQSFGKGLVQTITPLSFNTSLKVTTAKYYTPSGRCIQKIDYSKDNQVIPDPDSLKKDEFATDNQRVVYSAGGITPDTTVVNSIESDLLKDLLAKGTLFSFADKYYYENKNLDFRKLNDEKVVSDFKKYLLDSDYKYESDVEKKINEIVKHLDENHNTKNLNKTLEKLNSEIKTLFEDDFADSKTEILEALRIELAQRYSGNQSGIKERLKFDKQFKTALALFKDNENYSKLLSNGKSN
- a CDS encoding cytochrome c3 family protein; translated protein: MKKSFLDYIFRNRLPVTLFVVVASFTLTYYISRAERDGIGYTPEQPIAYSHKLHAGDMKIDCKYCHVGVEKSRHAMVPAVATCMNCHTVARKDKPEIIKLTEYYRDGKPLRWKRIHKVPDYAYFNHSVHVNKGIDCTACHGEITQMEKVGQMNSFTMGSCLNCHRNAHDKLPELKDKIKPGPEYCSACHR